A genomic region of Arachis hypogaea cultivar Tifrunner chromosome 5, arahy.Tifrunner.gnm2.J5K5, whole genome shotgun sequence contains the following coding sequences:
- the LOC112800919 gene encoding uncharacterized protein: protein MPQKLISSKRVLGDTSWTKRISIPKLFTRAFNKVDSTVKHKQNFDRFLIREKPLSNVNTSAQKHDHYYSLAEDFLEITPRKTIGKLKECKEDGDYAVYGTIMGVIGGPDWFVAQCRCGTEVVLKFGSYYCKKCSKHVENIIPRYRIKVKVIDSSGSATFVIFEKLGCLLLHKSCTEILKSTENGDFDLTQLSEFQRMLCDRSFVFKVEVKKNCFTPKEPAYDVVDICFNDSIITKFKEKDPGFFYNKIDLTASISQSL, encoded by the exons ATGCCTCAAAAGTTGATCTCATCAAAACGTGTTCTTGGGGACACGTCATGGACAAAAAGAATTTCCATACCGAAGTTGTTCACACGAGCCTTCAACAAG GTTGATAGCACCGTTAAGCATAAACAAAACTTTGATAGATTTCTGATTAGGGAGAAACCCCTTTCCAACGTTAATACGAG TGCTCAAAAACATGATCACTATTACTCACTTGCGGAAGATTTTCTCGAGATTACACCTCGGAAGACAATTGGAAAATTGAAGGAATGTAAAGAG GATGGTGATTATGCTGTGTATGGTACAATTATGGGAGTGATTGGTGGACCTGATTGGTTTGTTGCTCAATGTAGATGTGGCACTGAAGTTGTTCTGAAGTTTGGGTCATACTATTGTAAAAAGTGTTCAAAGCATGTTGAGAATATTATTCCAAG GTATAGAATTAAGGTGAAAGTTATTGATTCCTCAGGAAGTGCAACCTTTGTCATATTTGAAAAGCTTGGATGCCTTTTGCTCCATAAGTCCTGCACTGAGATTTTGAAATCTACTGAAAAT ggTGATTTTGACTTAACACAACTCTCAGAATTTCAACGTATGTTATGTGATAGATCATTCGTTTTTAAAGTTGAGGTTAAGAAAAATTGTTTCACTCCGAAAGAACCGGCATATGATGTTGTTGACATTTGTTTTAATGATTCCATCATCACCAAGTTCAAAGAGAAGGATCCtggatttttttataataag ATTGACTTGACAGCTAGCATATCCCAGAGCTTATGA
- the LOC112800920 gene encoding mitochondrial outer membrane protein porin of 36 kDa, whose product MVKGPGFYSDIGKKARDLLYKDYQNDRKFTLTTYTTSGVEITSTGLKKGNVYLADVATKLKNKNITTDVKVDSNSNLFTTVTVDEPSPGLKTIFSFIFPDQKSGKVELQYQHEHAGISTSLGLTAKPIVNFSGVVGNNLVTLGTDVSFDTASGNLTKYNAGLSLTHSDLIASLSLNDKGDTLIASYHQNVNILTNTAVAAEFSHSFSSHENRLTIGTQHALDPLTLIKARVNNHGKATAHIQHDLSIRTRFSITAEVDTGAIDKSAKVGLALALKP is encoded by the exons ATGGTGAAAGGTCCAGGATTCTACTCCGATATCGGCAAGAAGGctagag ATCTTCTGTACAAGGATTACCAGAACGATCGCAAGTTTACTCTCACCACTTACACTACCAGCGGAGTG GAAATCACTTCAACTGGTCTCAAGAAGGGCAATGTATATTTGGCGGATGTTGCCACAAAGCTGAAGAACAAGAACATCACGACTGATGTCAAAGTGGACAGTAACTCAAAT CTCTTTACTACCGTTACGGTGGATGAGCCTTCACCTGGACTCAAGACAatttttagctttatttttccgGATCAAAAATCTGGCAAG GTGGAGCTCCAGTACCAGCATGAGCATGCTGGAATCAGCACTAGCCTTGGATTGACGGCAAAACCCATCGTTAACTTCTCTGGTGTTGTTGGAAATAATCTTGTCACTCTTGGGACAGATGTTTCATTTGATACTGCATCTGGCAACTTAACCAAGTACAATGCAGGGCTGAGCCTGACCCATTCTGACCTGATTGCATCTTTGAGTCT GAATGATAAAGGAGACACCCTCATTGCCTCCTATCACCAGAATGTAAATATACTGACAAACACTGCGGTTGCTGCTGAGTTTTCTCATAGCTTTTCCAGCCATGAAAACAGACTCACTATCGGAACACAACATGCACTCGACCCCTTAACCTTGATCAAAGCTCGTGTCAACAACCATGGCAAGGCAACTGCTCACATCCAGCATGATTTGTCCATAAGAACCCGTTTCTCCATTACTGCTGAAGTTGACACTGGTGCCATTGACAAGAGTGCAAAGGTTGGCCTTGCTTTGGCCCTGAAGCCTTAA